In the genome of Physeter macrocephalus isolate SW-GA chromosome 20, ASM283717v5, whole genome shotgun sequence, one region contains:
- the LOC102987089 gene encoding palmitoyltransferase ZDHHC6-like — protein MMDSVLWYWPLHTPGGSMNFITLINWTVMILSNYFNACLLVLASSLWGGNCKILRIACTSNIVKSAKHTRHHGHIVAESVTAPLGCIHAAFIFVMTMYTQLYNRLSFGWNTVKIDMSAARRDPLPIIPFGLAAFAATLFALGLALGTTIAIGMLVFIQMKIILRNKTSIESWIEEKAKDRIQYYQLDEVFVFPYDTGSRWKNFKQVFTWSGVPKGDGLDWPIREGCHQDSLTIEQLKQKADKRVRSVQYKVIEDYSGTCCPLNRGIQTFFRRPCTQQPRIRLQKGEFILATRGLRYWLYGDKILDDSIKEGVSRIRGWFPRNCVEKCPCDAETDQAPEGEKKHR, from the exons ATGATGGACTCTGTGTTGTGGTATTGGCCCTTACATACCCCTGGAGGAAGCATGAACTTCATCACGTTGATAAATTGGACTGTCATGATTCTTTCTAATTACTTCAATGCATGTTTGTTGGTCCTGGCTTCGTCCCTCTGGGGTGGAAACTGCAAAATTCTCAGGATAGCATGTACCTCCAATATTGTAAAGTCTGCCAAGCATACAAGGCACCATGGTCACATCGTTGCAGAAAGTGTAACAG CACCATTGGGTTGTATTCATGCTGCCTTTATTTTTGTTATGACAATGTATACACAGCTTTATAATCGGCTCTCCTTTGGGTGGAACACGGTAAAGATTGATATGAGTGCAGCCCGGAGAGATCCTCTTCCGATTATTCCGTTTGGATTAGCTGCATTTGCTGCCACCTTGTTTGCCTTGGGATTAGCTTTAGGAACAACCATAGCTATTGGCATGTTGGTTTTTATCCAGATGAAAATAATTCTCAGAAACAAAACTTCTATTGAATCATGGATTGAAGAGAAGGCTAAAGATCGAATTCAATATTATCAACTAGATGAggtctttgtttttccttatgaTACGGGAAGTAGATGGAAGAACTTTAAACAGGTTTTTACGTGGTCAGGGGTCCCCAAAGGAGATGGACTGGATTGGCCAATAAGAGAAGGCTGTCACCAGGACAGCTTAACAATAGAACAGTTGAAACAAAAAGCAGATAAAAGAGTCAGAAGTGTTCAGTATAAAGTAATAGAAGATTATAGTGGTACCTGCTGTCCTTTGAATAGAGGAATCCAAACCTTCTTCAGGAGGCCCTGCACTCAACAGCCTCGGATAAGGCTACAGAAAGGGGAGTTCATTTTAGCCACAAGAGGCTTACGATACTGGCTGTATGGAGATAAAATTCTTGATGATTCCATTAAAGAAGGTGTTTCAAGAATAAGAGGATGGTTCCCTAGAAACTGTGTAGAAAAGTGTCCCTGCGATGCTGAAACAGATCAAGCCCCAGAGGGCGAGAAGAAACATAGATAG